The genomic interval TCAACAACGCCATGATGGCGACCTTGATGGGGGCTGCGATCTCCGACGGCCTCGACAACGGGCAGGTGGTGAGCGGCGTCGGCGGGCAATACAATTTCGTGGCGCAGGCTTTTGCGCTCGAAGGCGCGCGCTCTATCCTGACGCTGGAATCGACCCGGCGCGAGAAGCGCGGCCTGGTGTCCAATATCCGCTGGTCTTATGGACACACTACCATCCCGCGCCACCTGCGCGATATCGTGGTCACCGAATACGGCGTGGCGGACCTGCGCGGCAAGTCCGATGCGGAGGTGATCGCGGCAATGCTCAACGTCGTGGATTCGCGGTTTCAGGGCGATCTGATGCGGCAGGCCAAGGACGCCGGCAAGCTGCCGAAGGGTTATGAAATACCGGAAGCCCATCGCGCGAATTTCCCGGACCGGATCGCGGCGGCGCTGAAACCCGCGCAGGCGGCTGGGCTGCTGCCGCCGTTTCCGTTCGGCAGCGATTTCACCGAGGTCGAGCAGCGGCTGATCCCGGCGCTTGAAACGCTGCGCGACGCATCACGCTCGCCATTGGCGCTCATCGGGTTACTGATGGAAGGATTGCGCCCCGGCGATGCGTCCGCGCAGCCTGCGCTTGCGCGCATGGGGCTCGATCGCCCGAATACGTTTTCGGACAGGCTCTATCGCGCGCTGGTCAACGGCGCACTGAAGCGGAGCGGCGCGACGTCCTCCTGACGTCGTCCCTGCGAACGCAGGGACCCATACGCTGTGTCGTCGCCATGGAGGCATGACAGCCGCCATGACGCCGGCAATCCGGAGATATGTTCCGTCTCAATACAAACGTCAGGATTATGGGTCCCTGCGAACGCAGGGACGACCAGCTATCTTTGCCTTACCTGTTCTTGTTGTTCGGCTTGCGCTTCTCGACGAACGCCGCCATGCCTTCGGCGCGATCGTCCAGCGCGAATGTCGAACGGAACAGGTCGCGCTCGACGGTCAGGCCTTCCGACAGCGTCGTCTCGAAGGCGCGGTTGACGGCGCTCTTGGCCATCGCCGCGACGGGACGCGACATCGAGGCGATCTTCTCGGCCGCGGCCATCGCTTCGTCCATCAGCTTGTCGGCCGGAACGATACGGCTGACGAGACCGGAGCGCTCCGCCTCGGCGGCGTCCATCATCCGCCCGGTGAGGCAGAGGTCCATCGCCTTGGCCTTGCCGACGGCGCGGGACAGGCGCTGGGTGCCGCCGATGCCGGGAATGGTGCCAAGCGTGATCTCCGGCTGGCCGAATTTCGCGGTGTCGGAGGCGATGATGATGTCACACATCATTGCGAGTTCGCAGCCGCCGCCGAGCGCATAGCCGCTCACCGCCGCGATGGTCGGCTTGCGGCAGGTGGCGACGCGGTCGCCGCCGATCGCCTTGAAGTCCTCGTCGACCATGTCGATGAAGCTTTTCGGCTGCATCTCCTTGACGTCGGCGCCAGCGGCGAAAGCCTTTTCGTTGCCGGTGATCAGGATGCACCCGATGCCGTCGTCAGCCTCGAGATCGTCCATGGCGGCAGCGATTTCGCGAAACACCGCGAACGACAGCGCGTTGAGCATTTTAGGCCGGTTCAGCCTGACGATGCCGACCGTGCCCTTGCTCTCGACGACGATGTGTTCGAACGTGCTCATGGTCCATCCCACTATAGCGTTTTCGAGCGAAGCATGTCCTCGGGCTTGACCCGAGGATGGGCATCGGTTCGCGTGAAGAAAACGTGTCGAATCATAGAACCCCGCTTCTGATTCCATCAGAAGCGGAAGGCTCTAAGCTGCAGCCGGTCGCGCGGACAATGTGCCCGCGGTCCAGCTACGCCGCAAGGCGGTCGCGGTGCGCATCAATGGCAATGCCCGGCGGCGACCATGGAAAAATGCCGGTCCGCCGTGGGGCGACGGACTGGAGGCAGCGGGAGAAGGGAAATATCAGCCGTTCTCAGCCCGGCATGAACTCGGGATCAGGCCATGAACATGCGGGCGGCGGAGCCGAGCATGAGCAGGCCGCCGAAGGCGATGAAGATCTTGCCGATCAGGGAGGTATGGTTCCAGGCAGAGCCGTCGCTCGCGGCCGCCTGGCCGGTATCGGCGTTGCTTGCGGACGGTGCGGTATCGATGGAAGCCAATGCGAGGTGAGGCGCGGCCTGCTTGTCGTCGGTCAAAGCGCGGTCGATTTCGTTGAACTCGTCGGGAGAAACGATTTCCGCAGCCGTGGAATGCGCGTTGTCGGTGTGCTGCCCGAGATCGCCCTGATTGCCAGACAGTATCTGGCCGGCGCTGCTGGCCAGCGCACTCGCTTCGGTCTTTGGCAAATCTGTCTTGGGTAAATCTTCGGTGGCGCCGGGCATCTCGGCGTCGGCGTTGGCATTAGCGACCGTCGGCGGCAGCGGAATGTGCTTGTCGCTGTCCTGAGCCGCCGAGGCTTTGGTCTCGTCGGGTTTAGTGTCGGCTTTCGCTTCCGGCTTGGCCGATTTCCGCGTGTGTGCGACGTGTCGCCTGTGCGATCGGTGCTTGGAAAACTTGCCGAGCTTGATCGGCGCCCCGGCATGTCCGGTATGGGCGGCCGGACCGGCCGGTTCGGCCGCGCTGTCGGTCACGCGCATTGGCCCCGCGAAACCCAGCCAAAGTCCTGCTGCGATGATCAACGCCGAGCGCCCGCTGGCCCTGATGCTCATGGCAATCTCCCCCGTTTGTCAGTCTCCGGTTAACAAAAGAACCGTCGGGCGTGGCCACACCGGGGCAAAAAAAGGGAATTTTCCGACGACCGCGGCGAAACCACGGCAATTCACGAAAATGAGGCGACCGCGGTGGACCGGATAGGGCTGGTCTGTCTGACCGCCGCGCGAGACGAACATCCAGATCTAGCGGTCCGATTCAAACATTCGCATCCAAAACGCGCAGCGAGGTGACTCGCGAATGTCAAATTCACCCCACTATGCCATCATACGCGTCGAACGAACTGAGGGACATATCGGCGCTGTAGCTTTCAACCGTACAGACGATTCGGGCAGCGGTGAATTCGCGGATGCGGTTTTGCTAAAAGCATTTGGCGAAGTGCCGGGCGATTTGGGCACGCTTTAAAAGAGTTTCAGCGAAGTGCGCCAACTCCCGCGCCGATTATCTTTTATCTTCGAGGACGACGGATAACTGCTCGAACAAGCTTTCGAGGCGGCGAGGGAATTAGGAGCCCCAGCGCCGATTCCAGCAGTCCGAGAATTTTGCGCATCATTGGATATTCTTTTCAACTACGCCTCAAACACAACTCTGTACATAAAACGCCGGGCTGCGAGATTCCGTTCCCGCGCCAGGCGCAATCGGGCCGCCGCGCAATGCGTCGGGCTCGGCTATGAGGATGGAACCAAAGCGCAACTAGAGCCTTTTCGCTTCTGATGGAATCAGAAGCTGGCTCTATGATTTTGATTTGACGCGTTTTCTTCACGCGAACCGGTATCCACTTCGCTCGAAAACGCTCTAAGTTGTGCCAGGCGTTTTGCAAAAAGATTGCGTTCGCAAAGCACCGCAACGTAGGAAGCCAACAGGCGCGCTCCGGGTGCGTTACGATGAAACTTCGGTTCTTACTGGATAGGTACCGGCCCGCCGTCAGGCCTGAATTAGAGCATTTTCTTCACGCGAACCGGATTCCACTTAGCCGGAAAATGCTCTCACTGGCCGGGGTCCGAAGCAGCGGCTTGTTGCGTCCGATGGAAGCGCAGCACCTGCTGCGCAGTGGACGGGCGCAGACGTTCATACATGTGTTCCGCAGCATCGATATCCGTCACCTCGATGTCCGCGAGGTTCTTGCGCATGTCGAGGATGGTTTTGACGGTCGACCAGGACAGGCCGCTCACCTTGGCCAGAATGAGCATGCCTTCGGTTTGGGATTCGATCATCATTTTCTCGGCGACCGCGACCGAGACATTGGCGAGGCAGGCGATGGCGGCGTTGGTTTCGTCGAATTTTCCGGCTTGCGCAAACGAAGCGACCTCATGCTCGTCGAGCCGTCCGTCTTCGTACAGCGACCGGACCAGCCCGTGCGCGATGGTTGTTTCCCTGCTGATGGCCGCCGGCGCGTCTCGCGCCCGCCGCGCCACCTCGCTGACAACGGCCGACACATCGTCCACGCGATGTGGATTGGCGGCCGCGAGACGCGCCCGCACCGAAGCGGAGGCTTTCGCGATCAGCTTCAGATAATAATGCCGTGGGATCGACGGCCGCATGCCGACGCAGGTTGCAATCTGGTCGTCACCTTCGGCGCGCGCAACCAGCCGCGTGAAACCCTGCTCGGAGAATTCGGCGCCCGGATTGTTGACGGTGCTTTTGACGACCTCGTCATTGCCCCGTTCCACGAGAACGTCGGTGACCGCTCCGCTAAGGGTCTTTCGTGTCGAGATCGCCAGCAGATGCGCCTGGCTCTTGCTGCGGGCGTTCTCGACCAGCGCGTCATCTCCGAGCCGTTCGGACTGCGACAGCACG from Nitrobacter sp. NHB1 carries:
- a CDS encoding enoyl-CoA hydratase, whose translation is MSTFEHIVVESKGTVGIVRLNRPKMLNALSFAVFREIAAAMDDLEADDGIGCILITGNEKAFAAGADVKEMQPKSFIDMVDEDFKAIGGDRVATCRKPTIAAVSGYALGGGCELAMMCDIIIASDTAKFGQPEITLGTIPGIGGTQRLSRAVGKAKAMDLCLTGRMMDAAEAERSGLVSRIVPADKLMDEAMAAAEKIASMSRPVAAMAKSAVNRAFETTLSEGLTVERDLFRSTFALDDRAEGMAAFVEKRKPNNKNR
- a CDS encoding DUF2336 domain-containing protein is translated as MASKTAAASAGLLDELQTVLAHGTVARRVETLRRVTDLFLNNTVDYSDEQITVFDDVFNCLIRHIETAAKVLLARRLAPVAKAPPQIIHTLAFDDVIEVAAPVLSQSERLGDDALVENARSKSQAHLLAISTRKTLSGAVTDVLVERGNDEVVKSTVNNPGAEFSEQGFTRLVARAEGDDQIATCVGMRPSIPRHYYLKLIAKASASVRARLAAANPHRVDDVSAVVSEVARRARDAPAAISRETTIAHGLVRSLYEDGRLDEHEVASFAQAGKFDETNAAIACLANVSVAVAEKMMIESQTEGMLILAKVSGLSWSTVKTILDMRKNLADIEVTDIDAAEHMYERLRPSTAQQVLRFHRTQQAAASDPGQ